A portion of the Jaculus jaculus isolate mJacJac1 chromosome 5, mJacJac1.mat.Y.cur, whole genome shotgun sequence genome contains these proteins:
- the LOC101603958 gene encoding 60S ribosomal protein L32: MAALRPLVKPKIVKNRTKKFIRHQSDRYVKIKRNWRKPRGIDNRVRRRFKGQILMPNIGYGSNKKTKHMLPSGFRKFPVHSVKELEVLLMCNKSYCAEIAHDVSSKNRKAIVERVAQLAIRVTNPNARLRSEENE, from the coding sequence ATGGCTGCCCTCAGACCTCTGGTGAAGCCCAAGATTGTCAAAAATAGGACCAAGAAGTTCATCCGGCACCAGTCAGACCGATATGTCAAAATTAAGCGTAACTGGCGGAAACCCAGAGGTATTGACAACAGGGTGCGGAGAAGATTCAAAGGCCAAATTCTGATGCCCAATATTGGTTATGggagcaacaagaaaacaaagcacatgCTGCCCAGTGGCTTCCGGAAGTTCCCGGTCCACAGCGTCAAGGAGCTGGAAGTGCTCCTAATGTGCAACAAATCTTACTGTGCTGAGATTGCTCACGACGTCTCTTCGAAGAACCgcaaagccattgtggaaagagtGGCCCAGCTGGCTATTAGAGTCACCAATCCCAACGCCAGGCTGCGcagtgaagaaaatgaataa